A stretch of the Cervus canadensis isolate Bull #8, Minnesota chromosome 16, ASM1932006v1, whole genome shotgun sequence genome encodes the following:
- the LOC122454165 gene encoding protein S100-A11-like, whose product MAKVSSPTETERCIESLIAVFQKHAGRDGNNSKVSKAKFLIFMNRELGALTKNQKDPGVLDLMMKRLDLNSGGQLEFQEFLNLIGGLAIACHESFISSASCQK is encoded by the coding sequence ATGGCAAAAGTATCCAGCCCTACAGAGACTGAACGATGCATCGAGTCTCTGATTGCTGTTTTCCAAAAGCATGCTGGAAGGGATGGTAACAACAGCAAAGTCTCCAAGGCCAAGTTCCTAATCTTCATGAATAGAGAGCTGGGTGCCTTGACAAAGAACCAGAAGGACCCTGGTGTCCTTGACCTCATGATGAAGAGATTGGACCTCAACTCTGGTGGGCAGCTAGAATTCCAAGAATTTCTTAATCTTATTGGTGGCCTGGCCATTGCTTGCCATGAATCCTTTATTAGCTCCGCCTCTTGCCAGAAGTGA